The following are encoded together in the Flavobacteriales bacterium genome:
- a CDS encoding efflux RND transporter periplasmic adaptor subunit: MKSYHSKYMWNALVLFGMLLTLSCSSNSEQPSEAPETAGSDELVEVTSEQFKSSGYELGSLTKHGFRTTVNANGVVDVPHKYQAAVSAYFGGYVKHIDLLNGSKVEKGQVLFTLENPAFVEVQKDYLETEGELKYLKEDLDRQRDLTDANVSSQKKFSKAESDYLTMKAKNASLRKKLEMMNVDVNSLTADKLKSTIDILSPLSGYVTEINASPGTFLSPSEVALRITNTEHMHLELRVFEQDASKIKADQKIRYKGQNADTEHEAVVHLVNKIIDPVSRTVIVHGHVGAAPTSDLVIGSYLEAQIVVGSDSLLSLPSAAIAEIDNIFYVLQVSSEQNGLTEFIKKKVNVGQVQDGFTAILNSDEFQPTDKFLIVGAFDLIRE; this comes from the coding sequence ATGAAATCCTATCACTCAAAATACATGTGGAATGCACTCGTTCTGTTCGGAATGTTGCTAACACTTTCGTGTTCGTCCAATTCAGAGCAACCTTCAGAAGCGCCAGAAACGGCAGGTTCTGATGAGCTGGTTGAAGTGACCAGCGAACAGTTCAAATCTTCGGGCTACGAATTAGGAAGCCTTACCAAACACGGATTTAGAACCACTGTCAACGCAAACGGAGTAGTTGATGTGCCGCACAAATATCAAGCGGCCGTGAGCGCTTACTTTGGCGGATACGTAAAGCATATCGATCTCTTGAATGGTTCGAAGGTCGAGAAAGGGCAGGTGCTTTTCACACTCGAAAACCCTGCTTTCGTGGAGGTTCAGAAAGATTACCTCGAAACCGAAGGCGAACTTAAATACCTGAAAGAAGATCTCGACCGTCAGCGCGATCTGACCGATGCCAATGTTTCTTCACAGAAAAAATTCTCGAAAGCCGAATCCGATTACCTGACAATGAAGGCCAAGAACGCCTCGCTGCGGAAGAAGCTTGAAATGATGAACGTGGACGTGAACTCGTTGACGGCCGACAAGCTCAAATCCACCATCGATATTCTCTCTCCGTTGAGCGGCTATGTCACCGAAATCAATGCGAGTCCAGGCACATTTCTTTCTCCTTCGGAAGTGGCGCTTCGCATCACAAATACGGAACATATGCACTTGGAATTACGGGTGTTTGAGCAGGATGCATCGAAGATCAAAGCCGATCAGAAAATCCGTTATAAGGGCCAGAATGCAGATACAGAGCACGAAGCCGTGGTTCATCTTGTGAATAAGATCATCGATCCGGTTTCGCGTACGGTTATCGTTCACGGACACGTGGGTGCAGCTCCAACTTCCGATCTGGTAATTGGCTCCTATTTAGAAGCCCAGATAGTTGTAGGTTCAGACTCGCTCTTATCCTTACCCTCAGCGGCTATTGCCGAAATTGATAACATCTTTTATGTGCTTCAGGTGAGTTCGGAGCAGAATGGGTTAACTGAGTTCATCAAGAAAAAGGTAAATGTCG
- a CDS encoding CusA/CzcA family heavy metal efflux RND transporter: protein MLDWIISYSLRNKLVVLLFTAAIIGAGVYSLLNLPIGAVPDITNNQVQVITTSRNLATQDVEKYLTYPVELEMANLPGVKEIRSVSKFGLSVVTVVFTDEIGTYLPRQLIAEKIKSAEERIPAGFGKPFMGPVTTGLGEIYQYVIDVKPGYEDRYITTDLRTIQDWVVKRQLSGIPGVVEVNTWGGFLKQYEVAIDPARIRSVNVSLAEIYQAVSDNNSVAGGGYIEKGNESYFIRGEGQVKSLEDIEQIVVTNREGLPIRIKDVAKVGFGHANRFGAITGNGEGEKVLGQVMMLKDADSKKVIDAVKARVEQMESSLPEGVVINAVLERSELIDKTTFTIAENLILGCLIVIFVVVLLLGNLRSGLVVASVIPLTLLFALTLMYIFGVDANLMSLGAIDFGIIIDGAVIIVEYIAFRITAQRTQLSTLKGVERSRFIDHITHNGASKMMRSAVFGQLIILIVFIPILSLTGVEGKMFKPMALVFCFAIMGAMILCFTYVPVIAALFLKPTDPDKKTISSRLMKFLERSYLPAITWALRKKTVVLSSAVALLVVVGLLFTQMGGEFVPTLDEGDFVIQPVLKTGTSLSRTIEITTRIEQILKRFPEVDQVVSRIGAAEVPTDPMSMEESDVMIKLIPIGEWTTAETKDELADSFKVALSVIPGVDYEFTQPIEMRFNELITGVRSDLAIKVFGEDLDVLYRKALEIEKAIKNVEGAADITVEKVAGLPQMTVVYNRQNIAKYGLSIGELNQLIQVGFAGLPTGTVFEGEKQFDLVVRYDEAHRKDIENLRTASVQLPNGSSLPLTEFAEVNYTKGPAKISRDNTKRRIVVGVNVRGRDLESVVTDVQKIIGEQIKLPVGYTVEYGGQFENLRTAKERLMYAVPVALLLIFILLHFAFGSVKEALMIYSAIPLSAVGGVLFLYMRGMPFSISAGVGFIALFGIAVLNGIVLIEHFKELKEHGIKDLNERIILGTQQRLRPVLLTASAAALGFLPMAISTSAGAEIQRPLATVVVGGLITATLLTLLVLPVLYSIFEASDEKKKKKKLSKTALSIVVLMGLLPMSSIAQPEPLTMESAIELALQNNNQLKASKQEVEKNRQLVGAAIDIDKTHLFYGFDQNNIAPNNAALNVWGLGQTLKFPTVYHAQKKLQQGFVALSEQQYRLDEQVVKKEVSKAYLDLVFLHELRSEYVYLDSLYAQFAAGAKMKFDLGETDQLEQLTAQAKYREVSLLLDQQDELIHRAQLNLNRWIQSDSEQTISAQSLEKLKPMVLDTVQHPALRYYQEMQAISDRQLKLERQQLLPDIQFQVFQGTNNAANAQIYSGVQAGLSVPLWFGAQNARIKAAKTERMAIDLQAENQQQRLMAEYQMLLSDLERQQKALVNYQESGKGLSDGMLKSSNLAYRNGEIDFLQFVQLLEHAVTIETNHLTDLLQYNLIVLDINYLNN, encoded by the coding sequence ATGCTCGACTGGATCATATCATATAGCCTTCGCAACAAACTCGTAGTACTGCTTTTCACAGCGGCCATCATCGGTGCTGGCGTTTATTCGCTGCTCAATCTTCCGATTGGTGCTGTTCCCGACATTACCAACAATCAGGTTCAGGTCATCACCACTTCACGCAATTTGGCCACGCAGGATGTAGAGAAATACCTCACTTATCCCGTAGAGTTGGAAATGGCCAACCTGCCTGGAGTGAAGGAAATCCGTTCGGTTTCCAAGTTCGGACTGTCCGTGGTAACTGTCGTTTTTACGGACGAGATAGGAACCTACCTGCCTCGCCAACTCATTGCTGAGAAAATTAAAAGTGCGGAGGAACGCATTCCAGCTGGATTCGGAAAACCGTTTATGGGGCCGGTCACCACTGGTTTGGGCGAGATCTATCAATATGTTATTGATGTAAAACCGGGTTACGAAGACCGTTATATCACAACCGACCTTCGAACCATTCAAGATTGGGTCGTGAAACGTCAACTTTCAGGAATTCCAGGGGTGGTAGAAGTGAACACCTGGGGCGGATTTCTGAAGCAATACGAAGTGGCCATCGACCCTGCACGGATCCGAAGTGTGAACGTCTCGTTGGCCGAGATCTATCAAGCGGTTTCCGACAATAATTCCGTGGCTGGTGGCGGTTACATCGAAAAGGGCAACGAAAGCTACTTCATTCGTGGCGAAGGGCAGGTTAAAAGCCTTGAAGACATCGAACAGATCGTGGTAACCAACCGCGAAGGACTGCCGATCAGAATAAAAGACGTGGCAAAGGTCGGTTTCGGTCATGCCAATCGTTTTGGCGCCATCACAGGCAATGGCGAAGGCGAAAAGGTGCTCGGACAAGTGATGATGCTGAAAGATGCTGATTCCAAAAAGGTCATCGATGCGGTGAAAGCACGTGTTGAACAGATGGAAAGTTCGCTTCCCGAAGGCGTGGTCATCAATGCGGTGCTCGAACGAAGCGAACTCATTGATAAAACCACTTTCACCATAGCGGAAAACCTCATTTTGGGTTGTCTGATCGTCATTTTCGTGGTCGTTCTGCTGCTCGGCAATCTTCGTTCTGGGTTGGTTGTGGCATCAGTCATTCCGCTCACGCTGCTTTTTGCGCTTACGCTGATGTACATTTTTGGGGTGGATGCGAACCTAATGAGTTTAGGTGCCATTGACTTCGGAATCATCATCGATGGTGCGGTCATCATTGTTGAATACATTGCGTTCCGTATTACCGCACAGCGAACACAGCTTTCCACGTTGAAAGGTGTGGAACGCAGTCGTTTCATCGACCACATTACTCACAATGGCGCTTCCAAGATGATGCGGTCTGCCGTTTTCGGGCAGCTTATCATCCTCATCGTTTTCATCCCCATTCTTTCGCTGACAGGTGTAGAAGGAAAGATGTTCAAACCAATGGCGCTTGTATTCTGCTTCGCGATTATGGGCGCCATGATCCTATGCTTCACTTACGTTCCGGTCATCGCAGCGCTTTTCCTCAAACCAACCGATCCTGATAAGAAGACCATCTCATCTCGATTGATGAAATTTTTGGAGAGAAGTTACCTGCCTGCTATCACTTGGGCGCTTCGCAAAAAAACCGTTGTCCTCAGTTCAGCAGTAGCACTATTGGTTGTGGTCGGATTACTGTTTACGCAGATGGGGGGTGAATTTGTTCCAACCTTGGATGAAGGTGATTTTGTGATTCAACCTGTGCTCAAAACGGGAACATCACTGAGCAGAACAATTGAAATCACCACACGGATTGAGCAGATTCTGAAACGTTTTCCAGAAGTGGACCAAGTGGTCAGCAGAATTGGTGCTGCCGAGGTTCCAACAGACCCAATGTCGATGGAAGAAAGCGATGTCATGATCAAGCTCATACCAATTGGCGAATGGACCACGGCTGAAACAAAAGATGAATTGGCCGATAGTTTCAAGGTGGCTCTTTCAGTCATTCCAGGGGTCGATTACGAATTCACCCAGCCTATTGAAATGCGTTTCAACGAGCTGATCACAGGTGTTCGTTCTGACTTGGCCATCAAGGTTTTTGGCGAAGATCTGGACGTGCTTTATCGCAAAGCCTTGGAGATTGAAAAGGCAATCAAGAATGTAGAAGGCGCGGCCGATATCACGGTGGAAAAAGTGGCTGGATTGCCCCAGATGACGGTTGTTTACAATCGGCAGAACATTGCCAAATACGGTCTGAGTATTGGCGAATTGAACCAGTTGATACAGGTTGGTTTTGCTGGGTTGCCTACGGGAACGGTTTTCGAAGGAGAGAAGCAGTTCGACCTGGTGGTTCGCTACGATGAGGCGCATCGAAAGGACATAGAAAACCTACGGACCGCTTCGGTACAACTTCCGAACGGAAGCAGCTTGCCACTTACCGAATTTGCGGAGGTCAACTACACGAAAGGACCTGCCAAAATATCGCGCGATAACACCAAACGTAGAATTGTGGTAGGTGTGAATGTGCGTGGTCGCGACCTTGAATCGGTGGTGACCGATGTGCAAAAGATCATAGGTGAGCAGATCAAACTGCCTGTTGGATATACGGTAGAATATGGCGGGCAATTCGAAAATCTGCGCACCGCAAAAGAACGTTTGATGTATGCCGTTCCAGTAGCACTGTTGCTCATTTTCATTCTTCTTCACTTTGCTTTTGGATCGGTGAAGGAAGCCTTGATGATCTACAGCGCCATTCCACTTTCTGCTGTTGGTGGCGTGCTTTTCCTCTACATGCGAGGCATGCCGTTCAGTATTTCAGCAGGTGTCGGCTTCATCGCACTGTTCGGTATTGCGGTACTGAACGGAATCGTGCTCATTGAGCATTTCAAGGAGTTGAAAGAACATGGCATTAAAGACCTGAACGAGCGCATCATTCTTGGAACGCAGCAACGCTTGCGACCAGTTTTGCTCACGGCTTCAGCTGCAGCGCTTGGCTTTTTGCCAATGGCAATTTCCACTTCAGCAGGCGCTGAAATCCAACGTCCGTTGGCGACTGTTGTGGTCGGTGGATTGATCACAGCAACGCTTCTGACTTTGCTTGTGCTACCTGTGCTCTATTCAATTTTCGAAGCTTCGGATGAGAAGAAGAAAAAGAAAAAACTTTCTAAGACTGCGTTGAGCATCGTTGTACTGATGGGTCTTTTACCGATGTCAAGCATCGCGCAGCCAGAACCACTAACGATGGAAAGTGCCATCGAACTGGCCTTACAGAACAACAATCAGCTGAAAGCATCTAAACAGGAGGTTGAGAAGAACCGACAGTTGGTTGGTGCGGCCATCGACATTGACAAGACGCATCTGTTCTATGGTTTTGATCAGAACAATATTGCGCCCAATAATGCCGCGCTGAATGTGTGGGGTTTGGGTCAAACGCTCAAGTTCCCAACGGTTTATCATGCACAGAAAAAGTTGCAACAGGGTTTTGTTGCGCTTTCTGAGCAACAATATCGCTTGGATGAGCAGGTGGTGAAAAAAGAGGTCAGCAAAGCTTATTTGGACTTGGTCTTTTTACACGAACTGCGAAGCGAATATGTGTACCTGGACAGTTTGTACGCACAATTTGCCGCAGGCGCAAAAATGAAATTCGACTTGGGCGAAACCGATCAATTGGAGCAACTGACCGCACAGGCAAAATACCGCGAGGTTTCCCTGCTTTTGGATCAGCAGGATGAATTGATCCATCGGGCGCAGTTGAACCTGAATCGTTGGATTCAGAGCGATTCTGAGCAGACCATTTCGGCACAATCGCTCGAAAAACTCAAACCGATGGTGTTGGATACTGTGCAGCATCCTGCGCTTCGGTATTATCAGGAAATGCAGGCGATTTCTGACCGCCAATTGAAATTGGAACGCCAGCAATTGCTTCCCGACATTCAGTTTCAGGTTTTTCAAGGAACGAACAATGCAGCCAATGCCCAGATCTATTCGGGCGTTCAGGCTGGGCTTTCTGTTCCGCTGTGGTTCGGGGCACAAAATGCACGGATAAAAGCGGCAAAAACCGAACGAATGGCCATCGATTTACAAGCAGAAAACCAACAACAGCGCTTGATGGCCGAATATCAAATGCTGCTTTCCGATCTGGAGCGGCAACAGAAAGCACTGGTCAACTACCAAGAATCTGGAAAGGGTCTTTCGGATGGAATGCTGAAATCAAGCAACCTCGCTTACCGAAATGGCGAGATCGATTTCCTGCAATTCGTGCAACTATTGGAACATGCCGTGACGATAGAAACGAACCATTTGACCGACCTGCTACAATACAATCTCATCGTTTTAGACATCAACTATTTAAACAATTGA
- a CDS encoding HAMP domain-containing protein, whose protein sequence is MKFSFKNRIALHYMTATALVIAVVFTTVFSIVYSAVMRNVDGDLTYEANKHITEVRVINGNVRFADVEEWEEREHYEIEVNPVFIQLQDVNGVVMDRSPNLKTEQLTYAVEQEDGKHFTSYLMQRHVRQLQLPVMYQGQLKGHIVAAMSLQPSLMVISTLSNVLLISYPIILFGLFFISRYLAGRSIIPVKAMRDTADRITRHNLNERVPTPPNRDELYGLSTSINQLLQRIEDAVERERQFTSDASHELRTPLSVLRGTLEVLIRKPRTQEEYEKKVKESLAEIDRLTEIMEQLLLLARADGETSIRTDQNIPLSNIVESIIEIKTREAKAQGVELTLFDNLSQLKLVPKQPTELILNNLIGNAIKYGAPGKRVVIELALQDTHPVCKVTDRGVGIKPEDIPNIFNPFFRSDALNHKSIKGIGLGLAIAQKTALSIGATIDVQSEYGKGSVFTLRF, encoded by the coding sequence ATGAAATTCAGCTTCAAAAACCGAATAGCACTTCATTACATGACAGCAACGGCCTTGGTCATTGCCGTTGTGTTTACTACCGTTTTCAGCATTGTTTATTCTGCTGTGATGCGCAATGTGGACGGTGATCTTACTTACGAGGCGAATAAGCACATTACAGAAGTAAGGGTGATCAATGGCAACGTTCGATTTGCAGATGTAGAAGAATGGGAAGAACGAGAACATTACGAAATCGAGGTAAATCCTGTATTTATTCAGTTGCAAGATGTGAATGGTGTGGTAATGGACCGCTCTCCAAATCTCAAAACCGAACAATTGACCTACGCAGTTGAACAAGAGGACGGCAAGCATTTTACGTCTTATTTGATGCAACGACATGTAAGACAGCTGCAACTGCCGGTTATGTATCAAGGTCAACTGAAAGGTCACATCGTGGCAGCCATGTCCCTTCAACCTTCACTCATGGTAATAAGCACCTTGAGTAACGTACTTCTTATTTCATATCCGATCATTCTTTTCGGGCTTTTCTTCATTTCGCGCTACTTGGCAGGAAGGAGCATTATTCCCGTAAAAGCCATGCGCGATACGGCCGACCGCATTACAAGACATAATTTGAACGAACGTGTTCCCACACCTCCGAACCGCGATGAGCTTTACGGACTTTCCACCTCCATCAATCAGTTGCTTCAACGGATTGAGGATGCCGTGGAGCGCGAACGTCAGTTCACTTCAGACGCATCGCACGAACTGCGCACACCGCTTTCTGTGCTTCGCGGAACCTTGGAAGTCCTCATTAGAAAGCCACGTACGCAAGAAGAATACGAGAAGAAAGTGAAGGAAAGTTTGGCGGAAATTGATCGTCTAACAGAAATAATGGAGCAGTTGCTTTTGTTGGCCAGAGCAGATGGCGAGACGAGTATTCGAACAGATCAAAATATTCCGCTTTCAAACATCGTAGAAAGCATCATTGAAATTAAAACAAGAGAGGCCAAAGCGCAGGGAGTAGAGCTCACGCTATTTGATAATCTGAGTCAGTTGAAACTGGTTCCGAAGCAACCGACCGAATTGATCTTGAATAACCTGATAGGGAATGCCATCAAATACGGTGCACCAGGAAAGCGGGTAGTAATAGAGCTTGCGTTGCAAGACACACACCCAGTTTGCAAAGTCACAGATAGAGGTGTGGGAATTAAGCCAGAAGACATTCCGAACATTTTCAATCCGTTCTTCCGTTCAGATGCTCTGAATCATAAATCCATCAAAGGAATTGGCCTAGGATTGGCGATTGCACAGAAAACCGCCCTTTCCATCGGAGCCACTATTGATGTTCAGAGCGAATACGGTAAAGGATCTGTATTCACACTTCGGTTTTAA
- a CDS encoding response regulator transcription factor: MRILIIEDEPGIANFLKQGLEEESYVVDVASEGREGLFKALSGEYDLMLLDWMIPGISGIEVCRQFRKEFTDTPIIFLTAKDTTDETVFGLQAGANDYIKKPFHFAELLERIKVQLRSRAGEHERFHLGPIVLDKASHQVFKNDDEIYLTQKEFSLLEFLLRNKGKVCRRTRILESVWDIHFEYNTGVIDVYINALRKKLKLGEHENYIQTVRGVGYIAKEP; this comes from the coding sequence ATGCGAATTCTGATCATAGAGGACGAACCAGGGATTGCCAACTTCCTCAAACAAGGATTGGAAGAGGAATCCTACGTGGTAGATGTGGCAAGCGAAGGTCGTGAAGGACTTTTTAAGGCGCTGTCTGGCGAATATGATCTCATGTTACTTGATTGGATGATTCCCGGCATAAGTGGCATTGAGGTTTGCAGGCAATTCCGGAAAGAATTCACAGACACTCCCATCATTTTCCTAACAGCAAAGGATACAACTGACGAAACGGTTTTCGGGCTTCAGGCCGGAGCTAACGATTACATCAAAAAGCCATTTCATTTTGCCGAATTGCTTGAACGGATCAAAGTGCAGTTGCGCAGCCGTGCAGGCGAACATGAGCGATTCCACTTAGGCCCTATCGTGTTAGACAAGGCAAGCCATCAGGTATTTAAGAATGACGATGAAATTTACCTCACCCAAAAGGAATTTTCGCTTTTAGAGTTCTTGCTCAGAAACAAAGGAAAGGTTTGCCGTAGAACGCGCATCCTCGAAAGCGTTTGGGACATCCACTTTGAGTACAACACGGGAGTGATTGATGTGTACATAAACGCTCTTCGGAAGAAGTTGAAATTAGGTGAGCACGAAAACTACATTCAAACCGTGCGCGGAGTGGGATATATTGCAAAGGAGCCATGA
- a CDS encoding aminopeptidase P N-terminal domain-containing protein produces the protein MRYDRIDTELFVHNRKRFIDGIVPQSVAVFNSNDIMPTNADGTMKFKQNSDLFYLTGVDQEESILVLAPNALDENHREVLFLKETNETIAIWEGAKLTVEQAQQVSGIQTVYWLKDFNRVFNSLVNEASHIYLNSNEHGRATIEVETRDARFGKWCRDKYPLHKYRRCAPVMGRLRAVKSKFETLLLQEACNITEKGFRRLLDKVKPGVWEYELEAELAHEFIRNRAQGFAYEPIIASGRNSCVLHYIQNNQQCKKGDILLLDIGAEYANYDADLSRTIPVSGKYSKRQKDVYNAVLRVQKAAIEMLRPGTVLKDYHREVGLIMQDELLGLKLIDKADIKNQDPKWPAYKKYFMHGTSHFLGLDTHDVGNWDIPMEEGNVFTCEPGIYILEEGIGVRIEDDILITKNGNSNLMKNIPKEVEEIEELMNS, from the coding sequence ATGAGATACGATAGGATAGATACCGAACTCTTTGTCCACAACCGAAAACGATTCATTGATGGGATTGTTCCGCAGAGTGTGGCGGTGTTCAACAGCAACGACATTATGCCTACCAATGCGGATGGCACCATGAAATTCAAGCAGAACAGCGACCTGTTCTACCTTACTGGCGTTGATCAAGAAGAATCCATTCTTGTTTTGGCTCCCAACGCGTTGGATGAAAATCATCGCGAGGTTCTTTTCCTAAAGGAGACCAATGAGACGATTGCCATTTGGGAAGGAGCAAAATTGACCGTAGAACAAGCACAGCAGGTTTCGGGAATTCAAACTGTTTATTGGTTGAAGGATTTCAACCGTGTGTTCAATTCATTGGTAAACGAAGCTTCTCACATCTACCTGAATTCGAACGAACACGGCCGAGCCACTATTGAGGTAGAAACCCGCGATGCGCGATTCGGAAAATGGTGCAGAGACAAGTATCCGTTGCACAAATACCGCAGATGTGCGCCAGTAATGGGTCGCTTGCGTGCTGTAAAATCAAAGTTTGAGACCTTGCTTTTGCAAGAAGCATGCAACATAACCGAAAAAGGATTCAGACGGTTGCTGGATAAGGTAAAACCGGGTGTTTGGGAATACGAGTTGGAAGCTGAACTGGCGCATGAATTCATTCGCAATCGCGCACAGGGTTTTGCTTACGAACCCATCATTGCATCTGGTAGAAACTCCTGTGTACTGCACTACATTCAGAACAACCAGCAATGCAAAAAAGGTGATATTCTCTTGTTAGACATTGGCGCGGAATACGCAAACTATGATGCTGATCTATCACGGACAATTCCAGTTAGCGGCAAATATTCGAAGCGTCAAAAAGATGTTTACAACGCGGTTTTACGCGTTCAGAAAGCGGCCATTGAAATGTTGCGCCCTGGAACCGTTCTGAAAGATTATCACCGCGAGGTTGGTCTCATCATGCAAGATGAATTGTTGGGCTTGAAACTGATTGACAAAGCCGACATCAAAAACCAAGACCCAAAATGGCCTGCCTACAAGAAATACTTCATGCACGGAACGAGCCATTTTCTAGGTTTAGACACGCATGACGTAGGCAATTGGGACATTCCTATGGAAGAAGGAAACGTGTTCACGTGCGAACCAGGCATTTACATTTTAGAGGAAGGAATCGGAGTGCGGATTGAGGATGATATTCTTATCACCAAAAACGGCAATTCCAACCTGATGAAGAATATTCCGAAGGAAGTGGAGGAAATTGAGGAATTGATGAATTCATAA
- a CDS encoding alanine--glyoxylate aminotransferase family protein, with translation MTRKLLMIPGPIEFDPSVMEKMGQPTLSHVAPAFIESFGRAIEMMREVWLAPSGQPFIVAGSGTLAMDMAGANLIEPHDNVLVVSTGYFGERYAELLKRYGANVTLLQSEVGEVVPYEMVEAELSTGKFKLMTFTHVDTSTGVLVDAKRMGALAQKYNVISILDGVCSVAGEEIRQEEWGIDVVVTASQKAVGVPPGLALVVASEKAMSVWKNRKSPVGNYFCDWSLWLPIMEAYEGRKPSYFATPPVNLIQALEKSLGLILDEGMHARFARHKKLAITFREEMRALGLSFIPKSDDVMAHTLSAPYFPEGMNGGEFLGKVGENEVIIAGGLLPSHKTQYFRVGHMGIVCDEHIERTVAAITAAL, from the coding sequence ATGACTAGAAAACTATTGATGATTCCGGGGCCGATTGAATTCGACCCAAGCGTGATGGAAAAAATGGGCCAACCGACCTTGAGTCATGTGGCACCTGCGTTTATCGAATCTTTCGGTCGTGCCATTGAAATGATGCGCGAGGTTTGGTTGGCTCCAAGTGGTCAACCTTTCATTGTGGCAGGTTCTGGAACGCTTGCCATGGATATGGCTGGTGCGAACCTTATTGAGCCCCACGATAATGTGCTTGTGGTTTCCACAGGTTATTTCGGAGAGCGTTATGCTGAATTGCTGAAACGCTATGGCGCTAACGTCACTTTGCTTCAATCTGAGGTTGGTGAAGTTGTTCCTTACGAAATGGTGGAAGCTGAACTTTCCACAGGCAAATTCAAGCTGATGACATTCACACATGTTGATACTTCGACAGGCGTTTTGGTCGATGCAAAACGAATGGGAGCATTGGCACAGAAATACAACGTGATCAGCATTTTAGATGGCGTTTGTTCGGTTGCTGGAGAAGAAATTCGACAGGAAGAATGGGGAATTGATGTGGTTGTAACGGCATCTCAAAAAGCAGTCGGAGTTCCTCCGGGATTGGCACTTGTAGTTGCCTCTGAAAAAGCCATGAGTGTTTGGAAAAACCGCAAATCTCCCGTTGGAAACTATTTCTGCGATTGGAGTCTGTGGTTGCCAATAATGGAAGCTTATGAAGGAAGAAAGCCTTCTTATTTCGCTACACCTCCCGTCAATCTGATCCAAGCGCTGGAGAAAAGTTTGGGCCTCATTCTTGACGAAGGCATGCACGCTCGATTTGCCCGTCACAAGAAATTAGCCATCACATTCCGAGAGGAAATGCGTGCACTTGGACTTTCATTCATCCCAAAATCGGACGATGTAATGGCGCATACACTCTCAGCGCCTTACTTTCCTGAGGGGATGAATGGTGGAGAATTCCTTGGTAAGGTTGGAGAGAACGAAGTGATCATCGCTGGTGGTCTGCTACCATCGCACAAAACCCAATATTTCCGCGTTGGCCACATGGGAATTGTATGTGACGAACATATTGAACGAACTGTTGCAGCCATCACTGCTGCGTTGTAA